A single Haloplasma contractile SSD-17B DNA region contains:
- a CDS encoding DUF3243 domain-containing protein, with the protein MDLEGMKNIENWEKWQQNLHTAINLGERIGLNDETIGKVAKRVGDFLTNRVDPENPQQRLLKDLWEVADDDERKILTKVLVKHLKADF; encoded by the coding sequence ATGGACTTAGAAGGTATGAAGAATATAGAGAACTGGGAAAAATGGCAACAAAACCTTCATACAGCTATTAACCTCGGAGAACGAATTGGGTTAAACGATGAAACAATTGGTAAAGTTGCAAAGCGGGTTGGAGATTTTTTAACAAATAGAGTCGATCCTGAAAACCCACAACAACGTCTTTTGAAAGATCTTTGGGAAGTAGCTGACGATGATGAACGAAAAATCTTAACCAAAGTTTTGGTGAAACATTTAAAAGCAGATTTTTAA
- a CDS encoding TrkH family potassium uptake protein, whose product MKKLGSLARWIRQVLFGSYVRTFISYYAGFTLIGTLLLMLPISLKDADMIPLTFIDALFISASGMSTTGLSPVNISETLSIFGQVILALIIQVGGVGIMLMIAGFWVFTGRRITFRERTLIMTDQNQINMNGVIKLVRDMAIILFCIEFTGFLLLGTHFYYAGYFSFEESYFQAFFLAISMTTNAGFDITGTSLVDYSNDYYVQVVSMFLMFSGAVGFWALVETKDWLKAKLGNERFEFSIYVKLIVSMHIVMTIIGALFIIIFEFNHFFYDKGLVESLFYSLFMSLTTRNSGFQTMDVSAFQPVTHMLFNAFMFIGSSPNSAGGGIRTTTFIVVSLAIVSFAKGKDQVTLSGRSIKLKTIFKSFIVLVSAACIVFTSTLLLSLTESKEIHVILFEVCSAFGTTGLSLGITSELSDIGKIIIIMTMFIGRIGIIALLLSFKKKGGHYNGVRYPEMDLIIG is encoded by the coding sequence ATGAAAAAACTAGGATCATTAGCTAGATGGATTAGACAAGTGTTATTTGGGTCATATGTTAGAACATTTATATCCTATTATGCAGGATTTACTCTAATAGGAACTTTACTACTCATGTTACCTATCTCACTAAAAGATGCTGATATGATTCCATTAACATTTATAGATGCGTTATTTATCTCAGCAAGTGGAATGAGTACAACAGGCTTATCACCTGTCAATATATCAGAGACACTAAGTATCTTTGGACAAGTGATACTGGCCTTAATCATACAGGTGGGTGGCGTTGGAATTATGTTAATGATTGCAGGATTCTGGGTATTTACAGGTAGACGCATTACATTTAGAGAACGGACACTCATTATGACCGATCAAAATCAAATTAATATGAATGGAGTAATCAAACTAGTAAGGGATATGGCTATAATTTTGTTTTGCATTGAATTTACCGGATTTCTATTATTAGGAACACACTTTTATTATGCAGGATACTTTTCGTTTGAGGAATCTTATTTTCAAGCCTTTTTTCTCGCAATATCTATGACAACAAATGCAGGGTTCGATATCACGGGGACATCACTTGTCGATTACTCGAATGATTACTATGTGCAAGTAGTCTCTATGTTCTTAATGTTTTCAGGAGCAGTTGGATTTTGGGCGTTAGTCGAAACTAAAGACTGGTTAAAAGCAAAACTAGGTAATGAGCGATTCGAATTTTCAATTTATGTAAAGTTGATTGTTTCAATGCATATTGTTATGACCATTATTGGTGCCTTATTTATTATTATATTTGAATTCAATCATTTCTTTTATGATAAGGGATTAGTAGAATCACTTTTTTATTCGCTATTCATGTCATTAACAACAAGGAATTCAGGATTTCAAACGATGGATGTGTCAGCATTTCAACCCGTTACACATATGTTGTTTAATGCCTTCATGTTTATAGGTTCATCCCCTAACTCAGCGGGAGGTGGCATTAGAACCACTACCTTTATTGTAGTCTCACTAGCAATCGTCTCATTTGCAAAAGGAAAAGATCAAGTAACATTATCAGGTCGCTCAATAAAATTAAAAACAATTTTTAAATCGTTTATCGTATTAGTTTCAGCAGCTTGTATTGTATTTACAAGTACATTATTATTGTCACTTACTGAATCTAAGGAAATTCACGTTATTTTATTTGAGGTGTGTTCGGCATTTGGAACAACAGGATTATCTTTAGGAATAACGAGTGAACTATCGGACATTGGAAAGATCATCATCATCATGACAATGTTTATAGGACGGATCGGTATAATAGCTCTTTTGCTGTCCTTTAAGAAAAAAGGCGGACACTATAATGGTGTTCGTTATCCAGAGATGGATTTAATTATTGGTTAG
- a CDS encoding DUF3307 domain-containing protein: MLIPVLMSSVLGHILADFIFQTNSIATGKQQLKLKFLAKHFLIVFSTTLIILMLKVDPLLALIVSLVIVSIHIIIDIIKALLERELLPKAYVSFLFDQAVHIITLIIVSFIFVKQMTFNDYNIDFMKWISELVSLKDLTGMTETKLVEHYIETLTHIEIYLSILLFFGFGAGIFVGKFLEQLKNFNIEETTFKLGRYIGIFERLIILILAANLQFRAIGLIIAAKSLARHEKLDHQHFAEYYLLGTLLNILIGITGGLLINYLSTML, from the coding sequence ATGCTTATTCCAGTTTTAATGTCAAGTGTACTTGGACACATATTAGCAGACTTTATTTTTCAAACAAATAGCATAGCCACGGGGAAACAACAACTGAAACTTAAGTTTTTAGCCAAACATTTTTTAATTGTGTTCTCTACTACTTTGATTATTCTAATGCTAAAGGTGGATCCGTTACTCGCGTTGATTGTAAGCCTGGTAATTGTGAGCATACATATTATCATAGATATAATAAAGGCACTATTAGAGCGAGAATTATTACCTAAAGCGTATGTTAGTTTTCTGTTTGATCAGGCTGTACATATTATAACATTAATCATTGTTAGTTTTATTTTTGTGAAACAGATGACATTTAATGATTATAACATTGATTTTATGAAATGGATTAGCGAATTAGTTAGCTTAAAGGACCTTACAGGAATGACTGAAACAAAACTAGTAGAACACTATATTGAGACCTTAACACATATTGAAATTTATCTTAGTATTTTACTATTCTTTGGTTTTGGTGCCGGTATATTTGTAGGAAAGTTTCTCGAACAGTTAAAGAATTTTAATATTGAAGAGACTACTTTTAAACTAGGGCGTTATATTGGAATTTTTGAACGATTAATTATTTTGATACTAGCAGCTAATTTACAGTTTAGAGCGATAGGACTAATCATAGCTGCAAAATCACTTGCGCGACATGAAAAACTTGATCATCAACATTTTGCCGAATATTACCTGTTGGGTACATTGCTGAATATATTAATAGGAATTACAGGTGGATTATTAATTAATTATCTATCAACTATGTTGTAA
- a CDS encoding TraX family protein produces the protein MTSTKLKLLAILSMLIDHMAVVLIEQSDPIYIIMRGFGRLAFPIFAFLIAEGYVHTSNKLRYLFRLFLFALVSEIPFDLAFKGELIDFSSQNIFFTLSFGLATIYVYDQFILTELKQYGQKMTSEGNKLNPTINIVKILIGMLSIVIILLLADFIKTDYFSIGVLLIFIFYLFREHLLAKSVAFLFVNLVLSQFNIHAIQIVASLSLVLILLYNHKKGRNLKYLFYIFYPGHLLILSFLKYALTA, from the coding sequence GTGACAAGTACTAAACTTAAACTATTAGCTATTCTTTCTATGTTAATCGATCATATGGCAGTTGTATTAATCGAGCAATCAGACCCTATATATATAATAATGCGAGGATTTGGACGCCTTGCTTTTCCTATATTTGCATTTTTAATAGCAGAAGGATATGTTCATACAAGTAATAAACTTAGGTACTTATTCAGATTATTTTTGTTTGCATTGGTGTCAGAAATTCCATTTGACCTTGCCTTTAAAGGTGAGTTAATAGATTTTAGCAGTCAAAATATATTCTTTACGTTGTCATTTGGATTAGCTACTATTTATGTATACGATCAGTTTATACTAACAGAGTTAAAGCAATATGGACAAAAAATGACTAGTGAGGGAAATAAACTAAATCCTACCATTAACATCGTAAAAATCTTGATAGGAATGCTTTCAATCGTTATAATTCTTTTGCTAGCAGATTTCATTAAGACGGATTATTTTAGCATAGGAGTTCTCCTAATCTTTATCTTTTACTTATTTAGGGAACACTTACTAGCAAAGTCAGTTGCATTTCTATTTGTAAATCTAGTATTAAGTCAATTTAATATTCATGCGATTCAAATAGTAGCATCATTATCACTCGTGTTAATCTTACTATATAATCACAAAAAGGGTCGAAATCTAAAGTATCTTTTTTACATATTTTATCCAGGGCACCTATTGATTTTATCTTTTTTAAAATACGCACTCACAGCTTAG
- the truA gene encoding tRNA pseudouridine(38-40) synthase TruA has translation MIELKRNIKLTIAYDGSKYRGWQRLKNTDNTIQGKIEQCLSKYFDTDISIIGSSRTDAGAHALDQVANFHVDTDIELDCLHRDLNRYLPEDIIIVTVEDVQERFHSRFWSDKKTYLYRIHTNPIIPPLFERHYVFNLGKELNLDKMNEAIPLFIGKKEFQGFSKRKVKKNTVRTIENIKIEQEGDQILIYLTADGFLYNMVRIIVGTLIEIGLGDRNKDTIKHIFETESREQAGFTAPAEGLVLYKNHFEEKK, from the coding sequence ATGATTGAATTGAAACGAAATATCAAACTAACTATTGCCTATGATGGAAGTAAATATAGAGGTTGGCAACGATTGAAAAATACAGATAATACGATACAAGGAAAAATTGAACAGTGTTTATCTAAGTATTTTGATACCGATATATCGATCATCGGTTCATCACGAACTGATGCAGGTGCACATGCGCTTGATCAGGTCGCAAATTTTCATGTTGATACGGATATTGAATTAGATTGTTTGCACCGTGATCTAAATAGATATTTACCCGAGGATATAATCATTGTTACTGTTGAAGATGTCCAAGAGCGATTTCATAGCCGATTTTGGAGTGACAAAAAGACTTACCTATATAGAATTCACACTAATCCTATTATTCCACCTTTGTTTGAGCGACACTATGTGTTTAACTTGGGAAAGGAACTTAACTTAGATAAAATGAATGAAGCTATACCATTGTTTATTGGAAAAAAAGAATTTCAAGGGTTTAGTAAGCGAAAAGTAAAAAAGAACACGGTTAGGACGATTGAAAACATTAAAATTGAACAAGAAGGGGATCAAATTCTCATTTATTTAACGGCAGATGGTTTTCTTTACAATATGGTCCGAATAATTGTAGGAACATTAATTGAAATAGGGCTCGGTGACCGAAATAAGGATACAATCAAACATATTTTTGAAACTGAATCTCGTGAGCAGGCTGGATTTACCGCACCTGCAGAGGGACTAGTCCTATACAAAAACCACTTTGAAGAAAAAAAGTAA
- a CDS encoding Hpt domain-containing protein: MTTGLYQSVNVDSALELLGGYKKIYNKIAEQFLENQRNLVSEIKFNLKNDYDLEEARRLVHSCKGISKNLGANQLYEISTKFEVAIIDQDKKMIKQHMKEFKKEFKVVLSELRKVITA, translated from the coding sequence ATGACAACAGGCCTATATCAATCAGTAAATGTTGACTCAGCATTAGAGTTATTAGGGGGGTATAAAAAAATCTATAATAAAATAGCAGAACAATTCTTAGAAAACCAACGTAATTTAGTATCAGAAATTAAATTTAACTTAAAAAATGATTATGATTTAGAAGAGGCAAGGCGTTTGGTTCATTCATGTAAAGGTATTTCTAAAAATTTAGGAGCGAATCAGTTATATGAAATCTCTACGAAATTTGAAGTAGCTATTATCGATCAAGACAAAAAAATGATCAAGCAGCACATGAAGGAGTTTAAAAAGGAATTTAAAGTAGTCTTAAGCGAATTACGTAAGGTAATTACTGCCTAG
- the pdaA gene encoding delta-lactam-biosynthetic de-N-acetylase, with product MIKKVGVFKRLLIVIGTIGFLLTTSYYITEVQANAGYGWGFKPNDNHKQPEVGIYKDILERHNAYYVGNSHRKEIYLTFDAGYENGFTDDILDVLKQHDVPATFFVTGTYMKNNPNLIKRMVNEHHTVGNHTFTHPDMTAIDITQYKKELKRVEDEFYKLTNQDMMKIMRPPRGRFSDRSLKIADDLGYHNIFWSLAFKDWETKNQHGWQYAYNSVMNRIHPGAVILLHTVSEDNAKALSHIISDLREEGYDFVPIKNLLTQKVPLVE from the coding sequence TTGATTAAAAAAGTCGGTGTATTCAAGCGATTGCTTATCGTTATAGGTACAATCGGTTTCCTCTTAACAACTTCATATTATATCACTGAAGTTCAGGCTAATGCCGGTTATGGTTGGGGTTTTAAACCTAATGATAATCATAAGCAACCTGAAGTGGGTATTTATAAGGACATTTTAGAACGGCATAATGCATATTATGTTGGCAACAGTCATCGAAAAGAGATCTATTTAACATTTGATGCAGGTTATGAAAATGGATTTACAGATGACATACTAGATGTTCTAAAACAACATGATGTACCTGCAACATTCTTTGTAACAGGTACATATATGAAAAACAACCCAAACTTGATTAAACGTATGGTTAATGAACACCATACCGTTGGCAACCATACCTTCACTCATCCTGATATGACAGCAATCGATATTACGCAGTATAAAAAGGAATTAAAACGAGTTGAAGATGAATTTTATAAGCTAACCAATCAAGATATGATGAAAATCATGAGACCCCCTAGAGGTCGATTCAGTGATCGGTCCTTAAAAATTGCGGATGACCTTGGGTACCACAATATCTTTTGGTCACTAGCTTTTAAGGATTGGGAGACCAAAAATCAACATGGATGGCAATACGCTTATAACAGTGTTATGAATAGGATACATCCTGGAGCGGTTATATTGCTTCATACTGTATCTGAAGATAATGCGAAAGCCCTTAGTCACATTATAAGTGACTTGAGGGAAGAAGGTTACGATTTTGTACCAATCAAAAACCTACTAACACAAAAGGTTCCCTTAGTGGAGTGA
- a CDS encoding CD0519/CD1768 family membrane protein: MERSRINDIRLKRVVSVEGYLTLVIIFLFFMYLSYEMGEAKHILDYTSIINGSVNMFNTMMQTAHHLLLNTVFFIMGIAVLTGAFSALLSEFGVVSLINKGLSIVMKPLYNMPGASAIGILTTYLSDNPAVISLAKDKGFRRYFKRYQLPALTNLGTAFGMGLVVTTYMIAKSTLSNEGNNFIAAALIGNVGAIIGSIISVRLMLFFTKRKYGTKEGMESTGNVEYNVLKHREIREGSFIERALDSILEGGKSGVELGIAIIPGVVIISTLVLILTNGPTEIRPGYFEYTGAAFEGVGLLPYVAEKIEFILQPLFGFKSPQAIAFPITALGSVGAALALIPKLLSENLIGANDIAVFTAMGMCFSGYLSTHVAMMDGLNSRELTGKAILSHTIGGIMAGISAHFIFEFVMQIG; encoded by the coding sequence ATGGAAAGAAGTAGAATAAATGATATCAGGTTAAAACGAGTTGTTAGTGTTGAAGGGTACCTAACATTAGTCATCATTTTTTTATTCTTTATGTATTTGTCATATGAGATGGGGGAAGCGAAACACATTTTGGATTATACCTCCATAATTAATGGATCAGTCAATATGTTTAATACGATGATGCAAACTGCTCATCATTTATTACTTAATACTGTATTCTTTATAATGGGAATAGCTGTCTTAACAGGAGCATTCTCTGCTTTACTATCTGAGTTTGGTGTTGTATCGTTGATTAATAAAGGTCTTTCAATCGTAATGAAGCCACTATATAATATGCCAGGAGCTTCTGCTATCGGTATTTTAACGACTTACCTGTCCGATAACCCCGCTGTTATTTCATTAGCTAAGGATAAAGGATTTAGGAGGTACTTTAAAAGGTACCAGCTACCTGCACTTACAAACCTAGGAACTGCCTTTGGAATGGGGCTAGTTGTAACAACATATATGATTGCAAAGTCCACTCTAAGTAATGAAGGGAATAACTTTATTGCTGCTGCTTTAATTGGAAATGTTGGTGCTATTATCGGAAGTATTATTAGCGTTCGGTTAATGCTATTCTTCACTAAAAGAAAATATGGAACCAAAGAGGGTATGGAGTCAACTGGTAATGTCGAATATAATGTGTTAAAACACCGCGAGATTCGCGAAGGCTCGTTCATAGAACGCGCACTAGACTCGATCTTAGAGGGAGGGAAGTCGGGTGTAGAATTAGGAATTGCTATTATTCCGGGGGTTGTAATTATTTCGACTTTGGTTTTAATATTAACGAATGGTCCTACTGAGATTAGACCAGGTTATTTTGAGTATACAGGAGCAGCATTTGAAGGAGTCGGTCTGTTACCATATGTAGCGGAGAAGATAGAATTCATCTTACAACCGTTATTTGGTTTTAAATCTCCACAGGCAATCGCGTTTCCGATCACAGCACTAGGTTCTGTAGGAGCAGCACTTGCACTTATCCCAAAACTATTAAGTGAAAATTTAATAGGGGCGAATGATATTGCTGTGTTTACAGCAATGGGTATGTGTTTTAGTGGCTACTTAAGTACGCATGTAGCAATGATGGATGGGTTAAATTCACGCGAATTAACAGGTAAAGCAATTTTAAGTCATACGATCGGTGGAATAATGGCTGGAATTAGTGCGCACTTTATATTTGAGTTCGTTATGCAGATTGGATAA
- the rlmD gene encoding 23S rRNA (uracil(1939)-C(5))-methyltransferase RlmD: MKKVVKDIKTKGSNETITLNVKKLGINGEGIGYYKQKPVFIEGALPNETVEVSFTNEHDRYIYAKLIHINKRSPKRIRPVCKYFGRCGGCQLQHLDYDEQLAMKKELVVGALKKYIPNYKKLNIDIKDTIGMSDPYYYRNKAQMPTAFNGDQIVTGLYESGSHKLVYIDYCWVQHDLINQIMTKLKELLTREGIRSYFKKHDSGLVRNIMVRHSFYTDEAQVCLVFYKKDLKGVETVAKDLMKSFPQVKSFYVNINGNLKSHDLFGKQFIQVAGKKTIYAKIGDLTYKLSPRSFFQLNSEQTTVLYDLVKKAGAFSGTEKVIDAYCGAGTIGQYIASEVDSIRGMDITSSAIKDAKENMKLNRLKNCYYETGTAEKLVPKWVNEDGYIPDVLITDPPRTGIDQKLIDLLLKTPIKKIIYVSCNPSTLAKNLKELSHSYNIVSIQPLDMFPQTHHVESVVRLERK; the protein is encoded by the coding sequence ATGAAAAAAGTGGTAAAAGATATAAAGACTAAAGGGTCAAATGAAACAATAACGCTCAATGTAAAGAAGTTAGGAATAAACGGCGAGGGAATTGGCTATTACAAACAAAAGCCCGTATTTATAGAAGGGGCACTACCTAATGAAACGGTAGAAGTTTCATTTACTAATGAACATGATCGCTATATATATGCGAAACTTATTCATATAAATAAACGTTCACCTAAGCGAATACGCCCTGTATGTAAGTATTTTGGACGATGTGGTGGATGTCAACTACAGCATCTGGATTATGATGAACAGTTAGCAATGAAGAAAGAATTAGTCGTTGGGGCACTTAAAAAATATATACCGAACTATAAAAAACTTAACATTGACATAAAAGATACAATAGGTATGAGCGATCCGTATTATTATCGTAATAAAGCGCAGATGCCTACTGCATTTAATGGAGATCAGATTGTAACTGGATTATATGAATCGGGATCTCATAAACTCGTCTATATCGATTATTGCTGGGTACAACACGATTTAATCAATCAAATAATGACAAAATTAAAAGAGTTGTTAACAAGAGAAGGGATTAGAAGCTATTTTAAAAAACATGATTCAGGTTTAGTTCGTAATATTATGGTTCGTCACTCATTCTATACTGACGAGGCCCAGGTTTGTCTTGTATTCTATAAAAAAGATTTAAAGGGAGTTGAAACGGTAGCTAAGGATTTAATGAAGAGTTTCCCACAGGTTAAATCATTTTATGTAAATATTAATGGTAATCTTAAGTCGCATGATTTGTTTGGGAAGCAATTTATTCAAGTTGCAGGTAAAAAGACAATCTATGCTAAAATAGGTGATTTAACATATAAATTATCGCCACGTTCATTTTTCCAATTGAACTCAGAGCAAACAACAGTCCTATATGATTTGGTAAAAAAAGCAGGTGCCTTTTCGGGAACTGAGAAGGTGATTGATGCTTATTGCGGAGCAGGTACCATCGGTCAATATATAGCCAGTGAAGTTGATTCAATAAGAGGAATGGATATCACGAGCTCTGCTATAAAAGATGCAAAAGAAAATATGAAACTAAATCGACTTAAAAATTGTTATTATGAAACTGGAACTGCAGAGAAACTAGTTCCTAAGTGGGTGAATGAAGATGGTTATATACCGGATGTTTTAATAACTGATCCACCTCGAACTGGAATAGATCAGAAACTAATTGATTTACTACTAAAAACACCGATTAAGAAGATTATTTATGTATCATGTAACCCTTCAACATTAGCGAAAAACTTAAAGGAATTAAGCCATTCCTATAACATTGTATCTATACAACCACTTGATATGTTCCCACAAACCCATCACGTAGAGAGTGTGGTTAGGCTTGAGAGAAAATAA
- a CDS encoding YitT family protein, with amino-acid sequence MIKFQKVLKHLIAVFFITVGAFLATIGLNMFLVPNNIIDGGVVGISIMLSSITKFKLGFYIIILNLPFLLIGYKLIGKTFAFYTLYSIVALSVWSYILDDVPLITNEMLLAAIFGGIVLGIGVGLIIRYGGSLDGTEIVAIIMDRKSGFSLGEIVMFFNIFILSSAVFVYGWEEAMYSIITYFIAFKVIDITIEGLNETRAVIIVTTKEEDITSQLMNQLGRGITILNGVGAYSHEEKSVLYAVITRLEISKLKQIVNNIDEQAFVTISQVHEVLGGLAKN; translated from the coding sequence GTGATAAAGTTCCAAAAGGTTCTTAAACATCTAATTGCAGTGTTTTTTATAACAGTTGGTGCATTTTTAGCAACTATTGGATTAAACATGTTCTTAGTGCCTAACAATATAATAGATGGTGGAGTTGTTGGTATTTCAATTATGTTAAGTTCCATCACAAAATTCAAACTCGGTTTTTACATCATTATTCTGAATCTACCGTTTTTACTAATAGGGTATAAATTAATTGGGAAAACATTTGCATTTTATACGTTATATTCCATTGTCGCATTGTCTGTGTGGTCTTATATTCTAGACGATGTGCCATTAATTACAAATGAAATGCTACTTGCAGCAATATTTGGTGGAATCGTGTTAGGAATTGGTGTTGGACTGATCATACGATACGGTGGATCACTTGATGGTACCGAAATTGTAGCAATCATTATGGATCGAAAGAGTGGCTTTTCTCTCGGGGAAATCGTTATGTTTTTTAATATCTTTATCTTATCGAGCGCTGTATTTGTATACGGATGGGAAGAGGCAATGTACTCAATTATAACCTATTTTATAGCATTTAAGGTAATTGATATCACAATAGAAGGGTTGAATGAGACAAGGGCAGTTATAATCGTTACTACAAAAGAGGAAGACATCACCTCTCAATTAATGAATCAGCTCGGAAGAGGGATTACGATATTAAATGGTGTTGGCGCATACTCACATGAAGAAAAAAGTGTTCTTTATGCAGTTATTACCCGATTAGAAATCAGTAAATTGAAACAAATCGTTAACAATATTGATGAACAAGCATTTGTAACAATTTCTCAAGTGCATGAAGTACTAGGTGGCTTAGCAAAGAATTGA
- a CDS encoding SatD family protein: protein MSENYCVLTVDIIDSKKHVEQVSHLADVIRQLNNDFYDLLAADFKYYRGDEIQCVLVPNTPVLKIIRHIRYYLKPLEVRVGLGVGTISTEIEENSLKLANRNPWENNGDAFHFAREALKELDHNKLYRKKPRTYFLNSMDISDCHNRWMNSMLTLYDLSIDKWTNSQWDCIIEYEHHKKLETAAKVLNRKYQSVQRSISLANWYEIHKCEVEINELIYKRLC, encoded by the coding sequence GTGAGTGAAAATTATTGTGTTTTAACAGTAGATATCATAGACTCTAAAAAGCATGTTGAACAAGTAAGTCACTTAGCAGATGTTATAAGGCAGTTAAACAATGATTTTTACGATTTACTTGCTGCTGACTTTAAATATTATCGCGGAGACGAAATTCAATGTGTGTTAGTACCAAATACACCGGTCTTAAAAATAATACGGCACATCAGATATTACCTTAAACCATTAGAAGTTAGAGTGGGATTAGGTGTAGGTACTATATCTACTGAAATAGAAGAAAATAGTTTAAAACTAGCTAACCGAAATCCATGGGAAAATAATGGTGACGCATTTCACTTTGCTAGAGAAGCATTAAAAGAGTTAGATCACAATAAATTATACCGAAAGAAACCACGTACTTACTTCTTAAACAGTATGGACATAAGTGACTGTCATAATAGATGGATGAATAGCATGTTGACCCTGTATGACTTATCGATTGATAAATGGACGAATAGTCAGTGGGATTGCATAATAGAATATGAACACCATAAAAAATTAGAAACTGCTGCTAAAGTACTTAATCGAAAATACCAAAGTGTACAACGCTCTATCTCACTTGCAAACTGGTATGAAATTCATAAATGTGAAGTCGAAATCAATGAACTAATTTATAAAAGACTATGTTAG
- a CDS encoding YihY/virulence factor BrkB family protein has protein sequence MKRIIKFLKEKLRPFNDQYWYKLLRGTYKELTQIEIGMLPSYIAYFLLFAFVPTVSIVVQIISLFMFNIEELMAQVETYMPEYVQTVIKTIIVGSKGQDGRLFTFFNIFLYYLASRGYYAIYNSYAIIYHIECKINPIKDRLLALINTIVITVVLLGVLSLYIFGDYLFTYVLVDLFNISEYHILFDLLTLVLSIIGVIIIVLIVMKSMPNKKQSFKEIYPGAIFTTLGWLIASYLFKVYVDGYANYQNYYGTFTTVIIFLTWLFMISQIAVIGMIMNHVRENLSMNDPEYSAHNTNGYIERSECS, from the coding sequence ATGAAAAGAATAATAAAATTTTTAAAAGAAAAGCTTAGGCCTTTTAATGATCAGTATTGGTATAAACTCTTAAGAGGTACATACAAAGAACTTACTCAAATTGAAATCGGTATGTTGCCATCATACATCGCCTATTTTTTACTGTTTGCATTCGTGCCAACCGTTTCGATTGTTGTTCAGATTATTTCTCTTTTTATGTTTAACATAGAGGAATTAATGGCACAAGTAGAAACTTATATGCCAGAATATGTACAAACAGTTATTAAAACAATTATCGTAGGGTCGAAGGGTCAAGATGGAAGACTTTTTACCTTTTTCAATATATTTCTTTATTATCTAGCGTCGCGAGGATATTACGCGATTTATAATTCATATGCAATCATCTACCATATAGAATGTAAGATTAACCCGATTAAAGATCGTCTATTAGCACTTATAAACACGATCGTCATAACAGTCGTTTTATTAGGTGTGCTAAGTCTCTACATATTTGGTGACTATTTGTTCACCTATGTATTAGTGGATTTATTTAATATATCTGAATATCATATATTATTTGACTTATTAACCTTAGTATTATCAATAATTGGGGTGATTATTATTGTTCTTATCGTAATGAAATCGATGCCAAATAAAAAACAATCTTTTAAAGAAATTTACCCAGGAGCAATTTTTACGACTCTGGGTTGGTTAATTGCCTCTTATTTATTTAAAGTGTATGTAGATGGTTATGCAAACTATCAAAATTATTATGGTACATTTACCACGGTTATCATATTTTTAACATGGTTATTTATGATTAGTCAGATTGCCGTAATCGGTATGATTATGAATCATGTGAGGGAAAATCTTTCCATGAATGACCCTGAATATAGTGCACATAATACTAATGGATACATCGAAAGGAGTGAATGCTCTTGA